The genomic interval CGGGCACGTGATCGCGATGCCGAACCCGCTGAGCGAAGGGCAGATCACCTACCCGAAGAACGACAAGGGCGAGCCTGTTGTGCCGGAGACGGTCGAGCAGTACTCGCACGACGTGGCGGCCTTCATGGCCTGGGCGGCCGAGCCGCACATGATGGCCCGCAAGTCCCTGGGCCTTCGGGTGATCCTGTTCCTCTTCGTTCTGGCGGGTCTGCTGTTCTACGTGAAAAAGCAGGTCTGGAAGAAGGTCGGGGGCGAGGTTCACGGCCTCCAGCCCGAGCTGCACAAGACCTACTGAGCGAAAGCTCCCACGATCGAACCGACGAACGGGCCCCTCGCGGGCCCGTTTGCGTGTGGGGGAACGCCTACGGTAAAGGTTCCGCAGCGCCGGACGAACCGATTCGGGCGCATTCAAACCGTCATCGCCGGGACTTACGACGCTTTACGCGCAGCAGATGCGCCGCGTGCCTTCCGGCCTTGGACACGTTCTACACACAAGGGATTTTTGCATGACGGCAGCGGTTCTGGGCGTGATCGGCGGCTCGGGCGTCTACGACCTGCCCGGCCTGGAGGATGTCCGCGAGGAGGCGATCACGTCGCCCTGGGGCGAGCCCTCCGACGCGCTGCGGATCGGCCGCATCGGTGGGACCAAGGTGGTGTTCCTGGCCCGGCACGGGCGCGGCCACCGTTTCTCGCCCACCGGCATCAACTACCGCGCCAACATCGACGTGCTGAAGCGGGCCGGTGTCACCGACATCGTCTCGCTCTCGGCCTGCGGCTCGTTCCGCAACGAGTTGCATCCCGGCCTGTTCGTGCTGGTCGATCAGTTCATCGACCGCACCTTCGGGCGCGCGACCTCGTTCTTCGGCAATGGCTGCGTCGCTCACGTGCCCTTCGCCCACCCCGTCGGGCCGCTGCTGCAGCGGCGCATCGCCGCCGCGGCGGAAGCCGAGGGCATCACGGTGCACAAGGGCGGCACCTACGTCTGCATGGAGGGGCCGCAATTCTCCTCCATGGCCGAGTCGAAGCACTACAAGGCGGCGAATTTCGACGTCATCGGCATGACCAACATGCCCGAGGCCAAGCTCGCCCGCGAGGCCGAGATCACCTACGCGACCATCGCCATGGTGACGGACTACGATTGCTGGCACCCGAGCCACGACAGCGTGGACGTGGCCTCGGTGGTCGCCGTCGCCCGCGCCAACGCCGACAAAGCGGCCCAGCTCGTCTCCCGCGTCGCCCGCGATTTTCCGGCCGAGCGCGAGGAGTGCCCTGCGGGCTCGCACCGGGCGCTCGACGGCGCGATCATGACGGCGCCCGCGCACCGCGACCCGGCGCTGCTGGCCAAGCTCGATGCGGTCGCCGGGCGCGTGCTGAACGGCTGACCGCTGGTCCTGCCGACTGTCACGTCCGCGACGGATCCCCTCGCCTTGTAGGCGGGGGGAGCGCCTGCAAAACATCAGTGCGTGCAGCCGTTGTCGCGTTCCTGGCGCTGGATGTCGGCGATGTCGGTGCGCTGGCGGGCGGAGAGCGGCACGTCGGCCAGTGCGTCGTACTTGCAGCCGAAATTGCCGAAGGCGCGAATCGCGCGCTCGGTGCGGAAGCAGTAGCCGGCATCCTTGTAGATCGCGTTGCGCTCGCCCCACAGCTCGTCGCAGGGGAAGGCCGCGAGGGCAGGCGAGGCCATAAGTGACACGAGAATGGCGGCGGCGAGGAAACGCATGGCTGGTGCTCCGAGCCGTCGGAGCCCGGGCGTCCTCAGGCGGTCTTGAGGGTCAGTGAGCGGCTCGGCTCGCGGCCAAACCCACGGATCTCCAGGCGGTCACCCGCGATCTCCACCACGGCGAAGGCCGAGCTGTCCGGCGTGTCTACCATGCCGTGGAAGTTGACGTAGTGGATTCCGTCGCGCTCGGCGTAGTTGCCCGCATGATTGTGGCCGTTGAAATAGGCGATAACGTGCGGCTGCCTCGCCAGCAGGCCCGTGAGCCGTCCGGCATCCCAGAGATTGTGCGGGTTCTCGGGCGCGACGGGGTAGTGGTTGAGCACGACGACCCGCTCGCCGGCCGTCCGCGCCGCCGCCAGCCTTTGCTCCAGCCACGCGAACTGGGACTCGCTGAGGGATCCGTTCCAGGGCTTGGCGTTGACGAGCCCCTCCGCCTTGGCCTGCTCCAGGCGCTCCGCCGCCAGCGTCCGGCGCGGATCGTCCGGTGGCGGGGCGAACAGCGAGACGTCGTTGCCATCGAGCACGATGAAGCGGAGGCCGGCCACCACGAAGTCGTAGTACGGGCTCTCCATGCCGAGCAGGCCCGGCACCCGCCCGCGCTGTTCGGAAGCCACGTCGAAATCGTGGTTGCCGAGCAGGAACCGGGTCTCGTGGCGCAGCGTCCGGTAGATCGGCAGGATGCGGTCGTAGCTCGCCACGTCGCGGTCGATGATGTCGCCCAGCGTCACGACGAAGCGCAGCTCCTCGGCGTTCAGGACCGCGACGGCCGCGCGCAGCTTGTCGAGGCTGTTGGCGTAGTAGCGGCCGAGCGTCAGGTTGGGCGGCGCCTCGGCATATTGCGGATCGGCGATCACGCCGAAGCGCAGCGGCCCGTCGGCGGCTCCCGCTCGGGCAGCAAGGAGCGCGGCGCTGGCGGCGAGGACGGAACGGCGGGACAGCATGCGGCTTCTCGGCATCGGTGACCCCGTCAGGCTGGCGCGCCGGCATGACCAGCGGATGACGCCGAGCGGCTTCGCGGGGCGGTTCACGCGGGATCGCCGCCAGGACCCTAAAGCAAGACCCTTCAAGACCCTTCCCCCACCGGGCAAAACCACACTACAAGGCAGGCCCGGCCGGCCGCTGAAGGCCCGCTGCCCGTTTTCAGGATCAGACGCCCGTATCCGATGCGTACAGCCAGCATCAGCCGCCGCACGGCGGAGACCGACGTGTCCGTCTCGATCGATCTCGACGGCACCGGCAAGGCCGCGATCGCGACCGGCGTCGGCTTTCTCGACCACATGCTGGAGCTGTTCGCCCGGCACGGCCTGTTCGACGTGACGATCAAGGTCGCCGGCGACCTGCACGTCGATCAGCACCACACCACCGAGGATACCGGCATCGCGCTGGGCCAGGCGGTGGCTCAGGCGCTCGGCGACAAGCGCGGCATCGCCCGCTACGCCGATATCCACCTGCCGATGGACGAGACGCTGAGCCGCATCGCGATCGACATTTCCGGCCGTCCGTTCCTCGTGTTCCGCACGAGCTTCCGCGTCGAGAAGATCGGCCAGTTCGACACCGAACTGGTGCGGGAGTTCTTCCAGGCCTTCGCGATGAATGCCGGCATCACGCTGCACGTCGAGACTCTCTACGGCGAGAACGCGCACCATATTGCCGAGAGCGTCTTCAAGGGGCTGGCCCGGAGCTTGCGCAAGGCCGTCGCCATCGACCCGCGTGAGGATGGCCGCGTTCCCTCCACC from Methylobacterium sp. AMS5 carries:
- a CDS encoding S-methyl-5'-thioadenosine phosphorylase; translated protein: MTAAVLGVIGGSGVYDLPGLEDVREEAITSPWGEPSDALRIGRIGGTKVVFLARHGRGHRFSPTGINYRANIDVLKRAGVTDIVSLSACGSFRNELHPGLFVLVDQFIDRTFGRATSFFGNGCVAHVPFAHPVGPLLQRRIAAAAEAEGITVHKGGTYVCMEGPQFSSMAESKHYKAANFDVIGMTNMPEAKLAREAEITYATIAMVTDYDCWHPSHDSVDVASVVAVARANADKAAQLVSRVARDFPAEREECPAGSHRALDGAIMTAPAHRDPALLAKLDAVAGRVLNG
- a CDS encoding YARHG domain-containing protein, which gives rise to MRFLAAAILVSLMASPALAAFPCDELWGERNAIYKDAGYCFRTERAIRAFGNFGCKYDALADVPLSARQRTDIADIQRQERDNGCTH
- a CDS encoding metallophosphoesterase, with amino-acid sequence MLSRRSVLAASAALLAARAGAADGPLRFGVIADPQYAEAPPNLTLGRYYANSLDKLRAAVAVLNAEELRFVVTLGDIIDRDVASYDRILPIYRTLRHETRFLLGNHDFDVASEQRGRVPGLLGMESPYYDFVVAGLRFIVLDGNDVSLFAPPPDDPRRTLAAERLEQAKAEGLVNAKPWNGSLSESQFAWLEQRLAAARTAGERVVVLNHYPVAPENPHNLWDAGRLTGLLARQPHVIAYFNGHNHAGNYAERDGIHYVNFHGMVDTPDSSAFAVVEIAGDRLEIRGFGREPSRSLTLKTA
- the hisB gene encoding imidazoleglycerol-phosphate dehydratase HisB, with protein sequence MRTASISRRTAETDVSVSIDLDGTGKAAIATGVGFLDHMLELFARHGLFDVTIKVAGDLHVDQHHTTEDTGIALGQAVAQALGDKRGIARYADIHLPMDETLSRIAIDISGRPFLVFRTSFRVEKIGQFDTELVREFFQAFAMNAGITLHVETLYGENAHHIAESVFKGLARSLRKAVAIDPREDGRVPSTKGSL